From Myxocyprinus asiaticus isolate MX2 ecotype Aquarium Trade chromosome 25, UBuf_Myxa_2, whole genome shotgun sequence, one genomic window encodes:
- the LOC127416318 gene encoding thrombomodulin-like — protein MSGIIGIAMALVILSVHGEITNNGHCTGGSCFTIHTDKANFAAAQQVCESKGGHLMTVRKDTTSDILADLLNAVPGDFWLGLRYAGDRCSNSTLGLKGYKWITGHNTTQYINWKSNQMVCSPQCVSVSKNVLKWNERHCREEIDGYLCEYKNADYCDPLSSSQPVLYETLLGFRTDGKLKEVPDGTNGTILPFGTRFICLSGTWIAAPWNCEVFGGGCAYKCIKNEQISTCTCPKGYKIEDNNVTCTKKYDPCLLAECEHDCSRVGNTSVCICRQGFELDADKKTCKDINDCIDESVCQGQNEECVNTKGSFECRCKLGFERVNGFCVDVDECSMSGSVKCDHQCVNDEGSYHCECFEGYIQSAKDTGECIKNCSFKCPADCDINTSAQCACPDGFLLEDEQFCVDIDECDNGDCDQECKNTAGGFECFCRDGFELIDELNCVRKDFGGLDTSSTFDMFIPTSRSPTDQPVLLSAGILLAIMICTVMSVLILVCLTYYILRRRNKMHHYDVYKGQCDVSGFQQVIIEKNSAELSFPSRYLKQDT, from the coding sequence ATGAGTGGGATAATAGGTATAGCAATGGCTCTCGTTATCCTGAGTGTTCACGGGGAGATCACGAATAACGGGCATTGTACGGGTGGCAGCTGCTTCACTATCCACACGGACAAGGCGAATTTCGCCGCAGCGCAACAAGTTTGTGAAAGTAAAGGCGGACATTTGATGACCGTTCGCAAGGACACGACGAGCGATATACTGGCGGATTTACTGAACGCCGTTCCCGGAGACTTTTGGCTCGGACTGAGATACGCCGGTGATCGGTGTTCCAACTCAACTCTTGGGCTAAAGGGATACAAATGGATCACCGGACACAACACAACTCAATACATCAACTGGAAAAGCAACCAGATGGTCTGTTCCCCACAATGTGTGTCAGTGTCAAAGAACGTTCTAAAATGGAACGAAAGACATTGTCGTGAGGAAATTGACGGATATTTGTGCGAATACAAGAATGCCGACTACTGTGATCCGTTGAGTTCGAGCCAACCAGTCTTATATGAAACGTTACTTGGATTTAGGACAGATGGGAAACTCAAGGAGGTTCCTGATGGAACCAATGGAACCATTCTGCCGTTTGGAACGCGGTTTATCTGTTTATCCGGCACATGGATTGCAGCACCTTGGAATTGTGAGGTGTTTGGTGGTGGTTGTGCTTATAAGTGCATAAAGAACGAACAAATCAGCACGTGCACCTGCCCAAAAGGATACAAAATCGAGGACAACAATGTCACTTGCACCAAAAAGTATGATCCATGTTTGCTTGCAGAATGTGAGCATGATTGCTCAAGAGTTGGCAACACATCTGTGTGCATCTGTCGCCAGGGGTTTGAACTGGATGCAGATAAGAAGACGTGCAAAGACATAAACGATTGCATTGATGAAAGTGTGTGTCAGGGTCAGAACGAGGAGTGTGTCAACACAAAAGGTAGCTTTGAGTGTCGATGTAAGCTCGGGTTTGAGAGAGTGAATGGCTTTTGCGTTGATGTTGACGAATGTTCTATGTCTGGATCTGTGAAATGTGATCACCAGTGCGTCAACGATGAAGGTAGCTATCACTGTGAATGCTTCGAAGGATACATACAATCAGCAAAAGACACAGGAGAATGCATTAAGAACTGTTCATTTAAATGCCCTGCAGATTGCGACATCAATACTAGCGCCCAATGTGCCTGTCCGGATGGTTTCCTTCTTGAAGACGAACAATTTTGCGTTGATATAGACGAATGCGACAATGGTGACTGTGACCAAGAATGTAAAAATACAGCTGGTGGGTTTGAATGTTTTTGCCGTGACGGATTCGAGCTTATAGATGAATTAAATTGTGTGAGAAAAGACTTTGGGGGTTTAGATACCTCTTCGACTTTTGATATGTTTATACCTACCAGCAGATCCCCAACCGACCAGCCAGTGCTCCTCTCAGCTGGCATCCTGTTGGCAATAATGATTTGCACTGTTATGTCTGTTCTTATACTGGTGTGCCTCACTTACTACATACTGAGACGTCGAAATAAAATGCACCATTATGATGTATACAAAGGCCAGTGTGACGTCAGCGGTTTTCAACAGGTGATCATTGAAAAGAACAGCGCAGAACTGTCTTTTCCAAGCAGGTATTTAAAACAAGACACTTAA